The Halomonas qaidamensis genome includes the window CGATAAACGTCGGCTCGACGCTGGAACTCCCCGCGACCCACGGCGACAGCTTGCCCTACCTGCTGGCCATGCGCCCGTTAAGCTCACTGCATCACCGCTGGCAAGCACTGCAGGAACGTATCCAGACGTTGCCTGGTGGTTCGACCCAGCAGATCGTCAGCGTTGGCGGCGGCGCAGCCAGCTGCGAAACCCTGATGAGCGTGCTGGCCCAGCTTCGCCACCATCGCGCAGATATTGATTGGCAGGGGCATCTTCTTAGTGCATCACCCAACCTGCTCGGCGACGCTGGCTGGCTGCCCCGTCAGTTAACCTTCCGCGCTCTTAAGCGAGCCGGTATTCAGGTGCATCGTGGGCGTGGTACCGAACTGGTTGATGGAGGCGTGCAGGATGACCAGGGCCAGACTTTACCAGCAGATATCGTGCTCTGGGCCACCGGTGCGGTCGGGCATCCGTGGCTATCCAAAACCACGCTCCCTTTAAACGAAAAACGCTTTATTCCTACCGGGCGAACATTAGCGGTTACCGGCATACCTCAGCTTTTTGCCGCAGGCGACTGCGCTCAGTTTAACCCGCCGCTACCCAAAGCCGGGGTATACGCCGTACGCCAGGGGCCAGTATTAGCAGGGAATCTGCGCGCCG containing:
- a CDS encoding FAD-dependent oxidoreductase encodes the protein MTQLLLIGAGHAHAFVLEAFAETPDPEVTITVVSDSSLAAYSGSVPAWLAGDCSLRDTQLDVAALCQRAGATLIESPVVALDHKARQVSLANGQILTFDVASINVGSTLELPATHGDSLPYLLAMRPLSSLHHRWQALQERIQTLPGGSTQQIVSVGGGAASCETLMSVLAQLRHHRADIDWQGHLLSASPNLLGDAGWLPRQLTFRALKRAGIQVHRGRGTELVDGGVQDDQGQTLPADIVLWATGAVGHPWLSKTTLPLNEKRFIPTGRTLAVTGIPQLFAAGDCAQFNPPLPKAGVYAVRQGPVLAGNLRAACHGQPLANWQPPKRVLALIGTGDSRAIASRGQIGFAGKWVWEWKKRIDARFITRFNPPGAIKLDKHS